In Pyrus communis chromosome 1, drPyrComm1.1, whole genome shotgun sequence, the following are encoded in one genomic region:
- the LOC137726538 gene encoding uncharacterized protein, which produces MSAVSLKTLNLTTVPILTGGSNYKKWRRKIGLLLTLNEFDIALDTPKPPLLTDKSTKSEKVEYEKWMRANKIALSVLESAMTDTVKGGIKIHDLAVDYLKAIERKFKESEKAEISQYMSMLTTYKIDGNTSIRDHIIRMTNAAKKLNSIDVTIGEKQLVFMILQALPAKYSQLKVSYNTQDKTWTVDELIAQCVQEESRQRQEKGKEIEAVNLMHVGIKETSSASGMTSKPPNNSVKPSKTTENTKSSKSHNLNVKPKDVSKIKCHHCKLKVITGRILKDLKIG; this is translated from the exons ATGTCTGCAG TTTCACTTAAGACTCTCAATCTTACAACTGTGCCAATTCTCACTGGAGGTAGTAATTACAAGAAATGGAGACGAAAGATAGGTCTCTTACTGACTCTCAACGAGTTTGACATTGCATTAGACACTCCCAAGCCACCATTGTTGACAGATAAGAGCACCAAATCCGAGAAAGTTGAATATGAAAAATGGATGAGAGCCAATAAAATTGCTTTATCTGTTCTTGAAAGTGCAATGACTGACACGGTAAAGGGAGGCATAAAAATACATGATCTTGCAGTGGACTACCTCAAAGCTATTGAGAGAAAATTCAAAGAATCTGAGAAGGCAGAGATTAGTCAATATATGTCAATGTTGACAACCTACAAGATAGATGGAAACACTTCCATAAGAGATCATATCATAAGGATGACTAATGCAGCTAAGAAACTCAATTCAATAGATGTCACTATTGGAGAAAAACAACTTGTCTTTATGATTCTACAAGCACTTCCAGCAAAGTACAGTCAATTGAAGGTATCTTACAATACTCAAGATAAGACTTGGACTGTGGATGAATTGATTGCTCAGTGTGTGCAAGAGGAATCTCGGCAAAGACAAGAAAAGGGCAAAGAGATTGAAGCTGTGAATCTTATGCATGTTGGGATTAAGGAGACCTCTAGTGCTTCTGGTATGACATCTAAACCTCCTAATAATTCTGTTAAGCCTAGTAAAACTACTGAAAATACTAAATCCTCTAAATCTCACAATCTTAATGTTAAGCCTAAAGATGTTTCTAAAATCAAATGTCATCATTGCAAACTCAAGGTCATTACAGGAAGGATATTGAAAGATTTAAAGATTGGCTAA